AAAGTCAATTGACCATAAAAACGTTTTTGTTGACTGAGATTGTAATATTCTCAGACCTGTTTGAGTGCCTGTGTTAGTTTTATTATAGTGCCTATTATAACGCTGTAGATAGTCTAATCTTCTAATTTTGATGATAATTTACATTTTTTGCTTAAAAACATAATCCTACACTCCACCGAATATGATGAGTGTAGGACTATCTTAATTTTTACCCTACAGAAATTATCTGTGGCTGAATTGCTACCTTTTCCATAGCGGTGAAAACTTCTTGTCTAGCCCATTTATCTGCTGCCAAAATGTCATCTAAAGCGGGATTTTGTTTGTTATCATTTTGATGGCGATCGCACACAAATTCAATACACCGAGCAATATCCAAATAGTGAATTTTTTCATCTAAAAATAACGCCACAGCTTGTTCATTAGCCGCATTTAACACCGCCGGCATAGAACCACCAGCCCTCCCCGCAGCATAAGCCAAACCCATACAAGGATATTTTTGATGATCTGGTTCACGGAAAGTTAAATCACCGGATTTCACTAAATTCAATCTTTCCCAATTAGTGTAAACTCGCTCCGGCCAAGATAAAGCATAAAGTAAAGGTAAACGCATATCCGGCCAACCCAGTTGAGCCAAAACAGAAGTATCTTGTAATTCTATTAACGAGTGAATAATACTTTGAGGATGAATAACAATTTCGATGTTGTCATAATCTACCCCAAATAAATAATGAGCCTCAATTACCTCCAAACCCTTATTCATCAAAGTTGCCGAATCTACCGTAATTTTTCGCCCCATTGACCAGTTAGGATGTTTAATAGCATCAGCAACCTTTACCTCTGGTAATTTTTCCACAGGCCAATCTCGAAAAGCGCCCCCAGAAGCAGTCAGCAATATCTTTCTTAAACCATCTTTAGGAACACCTTGCAAACATTGAAAAATAGCGGAATGTTCGGAATCGGCTGGTAATAGTTTCACTCCGTGTTTTTCCACCAAAGGTAGCACCACAGGAGCGCCAGCAATGATAGTTTCTTTATTTGCTAAAGCAATATCTTTGCCCGCTTCAATAGCTGCAATGGTTGGAAGTAACCCCGCACAACCAACAATACCAGTAACAACCGTCTGAGAATCGCCATAACGAGCAACTTCTATCACTCCCGCCTCCCCAGCCAGTAAAATGGGTTGAGGATTTAAGTCTTTAATGGCTTCTTTAAGTTCCGGTAATTTCTCAGCAGCAGAAATAGCCGCGATTTGGGGACGAAACTGGCGAATTTGCGCCGCGAATAGCTCCACATTCCGTCCAGCAGCCAATCCCACAATGCGGAATTTATCCGGGTGTTCAGAGACGATATCTAAGGTTTGCGTACCAATCGAACCAGTAGAACCAAGCAGAGTAATAGCTTTCACAATTATTTAATAATTAACGCTAATTTTAAATATAAATTGCTTAGGCTACTAATTTCCCGATTTTTTGAGAACAGAATTGATCTCACGATCTATAATCTGAGTACAGGAACCTGGACGCTTATAAACACAAGTTCCTTGCCAACATTTTTGTAAAGTATAATTCTTATATTGAGATGGTATAGATATATCACCAACAACGTAATTAAAACCTGCTTTTAGTGCTGCAAAATCTGCTATCTTCTCCACTGGAAATATAGGAACATGATGATGAAAATATGTATACCCTCCTGATAAAGCCCAATTAATACCCCAAAGACCAAGTCCGCAAACAGTATTTTCTTTACTTAAGCTTTGTAAAGCCAATAAATTATTAGTTGTAGCATATAAATGTGTATTTTCTAAATCAGTACCAAAAGTAGAAAAAGTCAAATTATTATAAATATTAAATCTGCTTACCAAAGCAACAGAAGTTGCAGTCCAAAGAGCAAAACAAAGTAATATTGCTATAACTATTTTTGGAAATGAATTCCATTTGCGGGACAAATTTAAAACTAATTCTGCTGTGCCTATTCCTGCTAATATCATGAGCATTGATAATGCTGGATAAATAAACCGATATTCTTTATGAGCTAAGAAACTATGAGACAAGATAATAATTAACGCCGACCATGCCAAAATAGGCAGACGACGTGAACCTATCAGCACAAGAATCATAATCGGCAGAAATAGCCAAGACCAACTTTTTAGCAATAAAATTAAATATTCATACCAAGGAGAAACCCCATATAGCTTACTTTTACCTTCCACAAGGTTCACCCAAATATTTAACCAAAAAGATTGAAAAGGATAAGACCAAGTAAAAGCATCAACAGTTCCAAATACAAGTATAGGAGCAAAAATTCCTGCTATCATGGGCAACCATTTTTGCTGCCAATCTTTTCTACAAATGTAAATTAAAACAAAAGCAATGCAAGGTAATAAATGTATTCTTAATGCCAAAGATATTCCTAGCAAACATCCTGATAAAAATAGCCGATTTCTGAGTTGGAATGAATTTTTGTGCAGTCCTAAATATATTCCTGGTAACAGAAAATGTGTAGCTATCACTTCGGTAAAAGCTTTAGGAGAAAAGTAAATAAATTCAAACCAGATAGCACAAATACCAGCACAAGTCAAAGCTGTAATTGTTCCGCCTACTTTTTTTCCCCATAGATATGCTACCAAGATATTACTCAAGGAAAGTAGAGACAAAAATATATTAATTCCCATTAAATATCCAGTAGAACCTTCTCCCAAGCACGCGGTTAGACGCATAATACCTGCCAGAATGACTGGTAATACCCAAGAGCGAATCCCGTCTCGAAATTCCCAGGTAACAATACCATTACCAAAAGCAAGTCGGTGTGCAGGTTCTAGGGTTTGGAAAATTTCATCTGGCCAAAATATATTAGGAAATCTTAAAGCAACACCAACGCGCAATATTAATGCTAGGAGAATTAGGAGGCTTAATAATAGATTATCTAAGTTAAATTTGCGATTCATCTGTTATTCTAACTAAAAGAAGTTATACCAATTTTATCAGAGGCTGCACAGAATCATGAAATCCATGAATTCATCCGAATTTATCTGCGGTCAATAATTATTAAAATCCTATTCCATGCAGCTTCATCTTAATTTGGTAATATTTCCAGAATATTATAAACAGACAACATTTACAAAAGAAGGGAACAGGGAACTTTTAACTGGGAACTCTTAACTGGGAGCAAATAATAAACACTCATTTGCACCAGTTTAAAGCTCAGTCAAAAAAAGGATGTTTTTAAAAGATGCGTAGCACGAAAAAAACAGTGTCATTATTTCAATCTCATGTTTTTAAACATGAGTTTTTCCTGTTCCCTGTTGCCCGTTCCCTGTTTCCTC
The DNA window shown above is from Anabaena sp. WA102 and carries:
- a CDS encoding 1-deoxy-D-xylulose-5-phosphate reductoisomerase, which gives rise to MKAITLLGSTGSIGTQTLDIVSEHPDKFRIVGLAAGRNVELFAAQIRQFRPQIAAISAAEKLPELKEAIKDLNPQPILLAGEAGVIEVARYGDSQTVVTGIVGCAGLLPTIAAIEAGKDIALANKETIIAGAPVVLPLVEKHGVKLLPADSEHSAIFQCLQGVPKDGLRKILLTASGGAFRDWPVEKLPEVKVADAIKHPNWSMGRKITVDSATLMNKGLEVIEAHYLFGVDYDNIEIVIHPQSIIHSLIELQDTSVLAQLGWPDMRLPLLYALSWPERVYTNWERLNLVKSGDLTFREPDHQKYPCMGLAYAAGRAGGSMPAVLNAANEQAVALFLDEKIHYLDIARCIEFVCDRHQNDNKQNPALDDILAADKWARQEVFTAMEKVAIQPQIISVG
- a CDS encoding mannosyltransferase, producing MNRKFNLDNLLLSLLILLALILRVGVALRFPNIFWPDEIFQTLEPAHRLAFGNGIVTWEFRDGIRSWVLPVILAGIMRLTACLGEGSTGYLMGINIFLSLLSLSNILVAYLWGKKVGGTITALTCAGICAIWFEFIYFSPKAFTEVIATHFLLPGIYLGLHKNSFQLRNRLFLSGCLLGISLALRIHLLPCIAFVLIYICRKDWQQKWLPMIAGIFAPILVFGTVDAFTWSYPFQSFWLNIWVNLVEGKSKLYGVSPWYEYLILLLKSWSWLFLPIMILVLIGSRRLPILAWSALIIILSHSFLAHKEYRFIYPALSMLMILAGIGTAELVLNLSRKWNSFPKIVIAILLCFALWTATSVALVSRFNIYNNLTFSTFGTDLENTHLYATTNNLLALQSLSKENTVCGLGLWGINWALSGGYTYFHHHVPIFPVEKIADFAALKAGFNYVVGDISIPSQYKNYTLQKCWQGTCVYKRPGSCTQIIDREINSVLKKSGN